DNA from Armatimonadota bacterium:
CGCGAACTCGCGCTCCTGGTCATCCACGGGGTCCTCCACCTGCTGGGCTACGACGACACCGCCCCGGCGGGGGCCCGGCGCATGCGCGCCCGTCAGGAGGCGCTCCTGGAGGCCTTCTACCGCCGGCGCCGGGCGGCGGCACGGGGCGCGAAGCGGCGGTGAAGCACACCCTCGCCCAGTCCTTCCGGTTTGCGCTCAGCGGCCTGGCCCTGGCCTGGCGCACGCAGCGGAACCTGCGCATCCACGCGGTGGCCGCCGCCGCGGTGGTCGTGGCCGTGGCCCTCCTGCCCCTGGGGAGTGCGGAGCGCGCGGTGCTCGTGCTGGCCGCGGCCCTCGTGGTGGCGGCCGAGCTGTTCAACACGGCGGTGGAGATGCTGGTCGACCTGCTGAGCTCCAACGGACGCCCCCCGGGTCATCCGGCCCGTCCAGACCCGGGGGCCCACGCCGCCAATCCCGACCGGGTAGCGGTCCACCCCCCATCCCCCGCCCGGGCGGCCAAGGACCTGGCCGCCGCCGCCGTCCTGGTGCTGGCCGCG
Protein-coding regions in this window:
- a CDS encoding diacylglycerol kinase, with protein sequence MKHTLAQSFRFALSGLALAWRTQRNLRIHAVAAAAVVVAVALLPLGSAERAVLVLAAALVVAAELFNTAVEMLVDLLSSNGRPPGHPARPDPGAHAANPDRVAVHPPSPARAAKDLAAAAVLVLAAGAAAAGVLVLLPHLP